In SAR324 cluster bacterium, the sequence AGGTCTTTCTCGCTGAGACATCTGCGGTGTCTGACGAAGAATATACCCTCGGTGAAATTGCGGAACTACAGGGTAACGATCCCAGCTTGGTTGATCGCATCGCTGGACTGAAGGTGGGCCGCTCTCCGCTGCCTGGTAGAAATCTGACAGTCACTCGTTCTCTACTGCTCTCCCGTCTACGTTTCCACAAGATAGACATCGACAAGTTGGTCTTCCCCAACAATGAAACCGTCAAAGTCTATCGAGCTGCGCTCAAGGTGCCTGGAAAAGATATTGAAGAAGCAGTACTGGCTTTCATCAAAAACAGGCATCCAGACGAGGACGTTCAACCCAAGCTATTGGCACAGGTCAACGATGTGTTCCTGCCGCGTGGAGAGCTGAGCTATGACATCAGTGAGATCGGAATTTACAAGAAGGAAGGGGGATATCGGAACTACCAGGTTCATTTCCGGGTTGATGGAGAATCAGCACGCAAGGTGACTGTACGGGCGTATCTGAAGGTCTACAAAGAGATCTTTGTCGCCAAGGATACGATTCAGCGAGATAAGATCATTGAAGAGACCGATCTGGTGCGAGTGCGCCGCAACGTGGACCGAACAACAGCCGATTATGTCACCGAATCCCAGGATCTGGTGGGCAAAATCGCAACCCGCACAATCAATCCGAAGGAAGTGATCCAGGAAAGGACCGTTGCCACTCCACCACTGGTCAATAGTGGAGACCGTCTGATGATTGTTTATGAAACCCCTCTGCTCCGCCTGACAGCTCCTGGTATTTCGATGTCCAAAGGACGAAGGGGTGAAAAAATTCTGGTTCGCAACGTAGATAGCAAATTGGTGGTCTACGCCACCGTGCAGGATGAGAACACGGTTCAGGTACAGTGAATGAACAAAAACAAAGTTGTTAGAACTCTGATTTTGTGGGGACTGCTGATAGTCATTGCTGGCTGTTCAGCGTTGGCACCGCCACCACCACCACAACCGATCAGGAAACAGCTGGCAGACAATTCTGCACGTCGTCAGCGTCAGCCTGCACTCAACACGAGTCGTAACGCCCTGGAAGGATCCCTTTGGCGTAGTGAGGCTTCCTTCGGTAATCTCTTCCGTGATCATCGTGCTCGCTATCGTGGAGATCTGCTCACTATTCAGGAAGTAGATTTGATCAGCAACGTACCTCCACCCAAAGAGGGAGGAGGAGATGGTGGAGAAGCTGCAGCTGCACCACAGAATGAGGTTCAAGCAGCAAGTCTGGCTCTGGAAGCGCTGACCCTGCGGAATGCGATTGAAGAAGAGCAGAATGAGATTCTACGGGGACTGAACACGATCAGCGCGCGAGTCGTTCGTGTTTACCCGGATGGAAACATGCTCATCTCTGGACAGAAAGTGGACTACCGACAGCGAAATCAGGTGCGTTATGTGACTACTGTGCAGGGAGTGCTACGTCCCGCAGATGTGAGCGGAGAAAACCTTGTTTCAGCGACGAAACTGGTAAACCCAGAAATCAAAGTTCGAAGACAACAATCTAGTGGTCTGGTCCGCGAAAGACTCGAGCAGTTAGCACCGTTGATCGGCAACGATGCTGCTGGACTAGCAGGGCGTTTGAGCGATCTCGGCAACTAAGCCAAACTTTCCAAAAAAGCCTGGGCGTTCCCACGAATCGTTCAGGCCTTTCCTTCCCCTCATTCCTCCATCACGAACTCGAATCCGAGTATCGAGACCACCAACAGCAAGACATCAAAACCCAGCAACAGGTTCCACCAGGCATCAACTTGTTCAGGACGTGTATCGAAGAACAGGTAGGCTGTCAGGTTCACCAGGCTGAGCAGTCCGGGCACCATCAACGGGAACAGCAGGATTGGCAGCAATACCTCACGTCCTTTGAGTGATGCGGTCATGGCTGTCAGCAGAGTCCCAAGCGCACTGAAGCCAACCGTGCCAGCCAACAGAATTCCAGGCACACTAGGCCAATGTTGAACTCTCAGGGGGAAGAAGAGAAAGCACAGCGCCAAAAAGAGTAACTGGGCGACCAGCAGAAAGCAGAGATTGGCTAGAAACTTACCGAGGAAGAGGACGGTACGATCCAGCG encodes:
- the flgA gene encoding flagellar basal body P-ring formation chaperone FlgA; its protein translation is MKNLWLLIGLLIGFVLPVSAVEALSEEDFDKIQVFLAETSAVSDEEYTLGEIAELQGNDPSLVDRIAGLKVGRSPLPGRNLTVTRSLLLSRLRFHKIDIDKLVFPNNETVKVYRAALKVPGKDIEEAVLAFIKNRHPDEDVQPKLLAQVNDVFLPRGELSYDISEIGIYKKEGGYRNYQVHFRVDGESARKVTVRAYLKVYKEIFVAKDTIQRDKIIEETDLVRVRRNVDRTTADYVTESQDLVGKIATRTINPKEVIQERTVATPPLVNSGDRLMIVYETPLLRLTAPGISMSKGRRGEKILVRNVDSKLVVYATVQDENTVQVQ
- a CDS encoding flagellar basal body L-ring protein FlgH — encoded protein: MNKNKVVRTLILWGLLIVIAGCSALAPPPPPQPIRKQLADNSARRQRQPALNTSRNALEGSLWRSEASFGNLFRDHRARYRGDLLTIQEVDLISNVPPPKEGGGDGGEAAAAPQNEVQAASLALEALTLRNAIEEEQNEILRGLNTISARVVRVYPDGNMLISGQKVDYRQRNQVRYVTTVQGVLRPADVSGENLVSATKLVNPEIKVRRQQSSGLVRERLEQLAPLIGNDAAGLAGRLSDLGN
- a CDS encoding heme exporter protein CcmB, whose protein sequence is MPSFLRQILILLWKDLLIDLRRKENFLSMLLFSTLTLLIFQFAMGDDQRTFRLALPGIIWVVFMLTGVLSLNKSYQQDSENGCIGGLLLAPLDRTVLFLGKFLANLCFLLVAQLLFLALCFLFFPLRVQHWPSVPGILLAGTVGFSALGTLLTAMTASLKGREVLLPILLFPLMVPGLLSLVNLTAYLFFDTRPEQVDAWWNLLLGFDVLLLVVSILGFEFVMEE